From the genome of Nicotiana sylvestris chromosome 2, ASM39365v2, whole genome shotgun sequence, one region includes:
- the LOC138884321 gene encoding uncharacterized mitochondrial protein AtMg00810-like codes for MEVEEIPALLPQPSITTTDLSDAVLDEPTGVEAPTPNASEDIVADPLTTMQEMVTVRSVISLAASTGWKAGGITGYVQSAYDHSLFTKKSGTDLVIILIYVDDLMITGNSSEMIDEVKRSLHKSFKLKDLGKVKYFLGIEIMRSHKGILLNQRKYALELKSDLGLSGAKPASSPLEQNQKLATIDYDKHVRLKGDEELTDIGGCQMLIGKLIYLTIIRPDICFAVQVLSQFMQHPKQSHLEAAMKVVKYIKGSPGKGILLKKGTLEEITAYCDSDWAACPNTKRLVTGYVIKFGESLIS; via the exons ATGGAGGTAGAAGAAatccctgctcttctccctcaaCCAAGCATCACAACTACAGATTTATCAGATGCAGTTTTGGATGAGCCAACAGGAGTTGAAGCACCTACTCCAAATGCATCTGAAGATATTGTAGCTGATCCTCTGACCACTATGCAGGAA ATGGTCACTGTAAGGAGTGTGATTAGCCTTGCAGCCTCTACAGGTTGGAAG GCAGGGGGAATCACAG GATATGTGCAAAGTGCCTATGATCATTCCTTGTTCACAAAGAAGTCAGGAACAGACTTGGTGATCATTTtgatatatgttgatgacttgaTGATTACTGGCAATAGCAGTGAGATGATAGATGAAGTTAAAAGGTCCCTACATAAGTCCTTCAAACTCAAAGACTTAGGAAAAGTGAAATATTTTTTGGGAATTGAAATTATGAGGTCACACAAAGGCATACTATTGAATCAAAGAAAGTATGCACTAGAGCTCAAATCAGATTTAGGACTAAGTGGGGCAAAGCCTGCAAGTTCACCTCTTGAGCAAAATCAAAAGCTTGCCACCATTGACTATGATAAGCATGTAAGACTCAAAGGAGATGAAGAGCTGACAGATATTGGAGGCTGTCAGATGTTGATTGGGAAGTTGATTTATTTGACTATAATAAGGCCTGATATCTGCTTTGCAGTGCAGGTCCTAAGTCAATTTATGCAACATCCAAAACAATCACACTTAGAGGCAGCTATGAAAGTGGTGAAATATATAAAAGGGTCACCAGGAAAAGGAATACTATTGAAGAAGGGAACATTGGAAGAGATTACAGCTTATTGTGATTCAGACTGGGCAGCCTGCCCAAACACCAAAAGATTAGTGACAGGCTATGTTATTAAGTTTGGTGAATCACTGATTTCCTAG